One part of the Microbulbifer sp. THAF38 genome encodes these proteins:
- a CDS encoding histidine triad nucleotide-binding protein, whose protein sequence is MGEPSVFSRIISGEIANEKIYEDDLCVVIEDRAPQAPTHLLIIPRKPLVNLSDAKSDDKALLGHLMWVAAELGRKLALEGFRLVVNNGRSAGQTVFHLHVHLLAQQLMPEQGLAQ, encoded by the coding sequence ATGGGTGAACCCAGCGTTTTCAGTCGAATAATCTCGGGCGAAATAGCAAACGAGAAAATCTACGAGGACGATCTTTGTGTCGTTATTGAGGACCGGGCGCCACAAGCCCCGACCCATCTCCTCATTATTCCGCGTAAACCCCTGGTTAACTTGTCCGACGCCAAAAGCGATGACAAGGCCCTGCTCGGCCACCTGATGTGGGTAGCCGCTGAACTCGGGCGAAAGCTGGCGCTAGAGGGATTTCGACTTGTGGTCAACAATGGTCGAAGCGCGGGACAGACCGTATTTCACCTGCATGTTCATCTGCTGGCTCAACAATTAATGCCCGAACAGGGGCTCGCACAGTAG